One genomic window of Salvelinus alpinus chromosome 17, SLU_Salpinus.1, whole genome shotgun sequence includes the following:
- the LOC139542751 gene encoding protein FAM186B-like — translation MAGRLHVILNSVNKALYRMRLASAVEEEDDDLITQSQHLEEKRRRGQQLVPIQAFLQSSLDKEHELSVVLQWLRNMNQELVEVEEDEDFREVDGITEEWVEEMQDKIQRFMSDIQACIVRLHELCGFLFELDTRKTKKKEAEHKKGGVWHWWLESKVDARTILKIQELQPPTVDRMMADPSLATKSSRDLSFMLGDIAKFMSCNKAMSMAFKFIQTGLHNLNEALQERTGEAHKAQAQLDEMKADDCRANLARAKAELEGGKTRITKLEGDNYNLQEEIAAHKFQIHKLEGMVRTGQQGPVIKVIEPVMEFPMTQSQTQPESTSAPFKPKYPRRPPPSKKEQKPKIAPSVVEQQLPKSPPKTAAGTEPEPIEEEYVEEETYEEEIPPTPSPVFEEEIKPEPSPDEFDLFEAMEKNSTSLLDGFQSSVFNIIEKSLSVKGISLEADKANDTIKLYIILQKTIRDSFNNITSKLHGKFTNSIQGMPFEEDKVAREGFWDDTTKSPGDMLKEINSMFVRHDQNSLGANVHMLMKEEDKNAKSASKKEPHQECRHSVSEILIQLKNINNMSKQQACKMRLALENLIDMNNKLDKEPKTEEEQPSTSHFSISSSDSFVEEEEIRVEKKRHHHIEKTVTVLVEKRIKRRHTPHQTTRQVLKPRLIETANQGDMERYKMEIEEEGRKIEKTVMVGATYQVNVVSQRTNLNLLRQAAISGEISTELYSMAKDLITHILAMDEMRLACLLRKFMAYTSVQQVSYNLKMQLLAARELKDGQSVKEIYSFLTKLDVYQKRTLRRWSAKQAAIEQSRKTCLARMLYLFSEIRQDYNVHLLTPFPCPSHSRQHLAIKSHKLTWSLNPGCQRRHLPTPAQTPHLVMPASEAGPLSGVRELLRGQLPTLWHCNLTMNNMQLARKMASPPCNLSSIPLLMEMDVNHSRAIALRSAQGRMSGG, via the exons ATGGCAGGGAGACTGCACGTGATCCTGAACAGTGTGAACAAGGCGCTGTACCGCATGCGCTTGGCCTCGGctgtagaggaggaggatgatgaccTGATAACACAATCACAGCATCTGGAGGAGAAGCGTAGGCGTGGCCAGCAGCTCGTCCCTATCCAAGCATTCCTACAGTCCAGCCTGGACAAGGAACATGAGCTCAGCGTGGTCCTCCAGTGGCTCAGAAACATGA ACCAAGagctggtggaggtggaggaggacgaGGACTTCCGGGAGGTGGATGGCATCACTGAGGAGTGGGTTGAGGAGATGCAAGACAAGATCCAGAGGTTCATGTCGGACATCCAAGCTTGCATTGTACGTCTTCACGAGCTTTGTGGATTCCTCTTTGAACTCGACACCAGGAAAACCAAAAAGAAAGAAGCAGAACATAAGAAGGGAGGTGTGTGGCACTGGTGGCTGGAGTCAAAAGTCGATGCCAGGACGATACTGAAGATCCAGGAGCTGCAGCCGCCCACAGTGGACCGCATGATGGCGGACCCCAGCTTGGCCACCAAATCTTCCAGAGATCTGTCCTTCATGCTGGGCGACATCGCCAAGTTCATGTCCTGCAACAAGGCCATGAGCATGGCCTTTAAGTTCATTCAGACGGGGCTCCACAACCTAAACGAGGCTCTGCAGGAGCGCACTGGCGAGGCCCACAAAGCCCAAGCCCAACTGGATGAGATGAAGGCTGATGACTGCCGTGCTAACCTGGCCCGTGCCAAAGCAGAGCTGGAAGGGGGCAAGACAAGGATCACCAAACTGGAGGGAGATAACTATAACCTTCAGGAGGAGATCGCAGCGCACAAGTTCCAGATCCACAAGCTGGAGGGGATGGTCAGGACAGGTCAACAGGGTCCTGTGATTAAAGTGATTGAGCCGGTGATGGAATTCCCCATGACTCAGAGCCAAACCCAGCCAGAGAGCACCTCAGCCCCATTCAAGCCGAAATATCCCAGACGGCCCCCTCCGTCTAAGAAGGAGCAGAAGCCAAAGATAGCCCCATCAGTGGTGGAACAACAGCTACCCAAGAGCCCACCCAAGACTGCGGCTGGGACGGAGCCAGAGCCCATTGAGGAGGAGTATGTCGAGGAGGAGACGTACGAAGAGGAGATACCTCCCACACCTTCCCCAGTGTTTGAAGAAGAGATCAAGCCAGAGCCATCACCTGATGAATTTGACCTCTTTGAGGCCATGGAGAAGAACAGCACCAGCCTCTTGGATGGCTTCCAGTCATCTGTGTTCAACATAATTGAAAAGTCCCTCAGTGTTAAGGGTATAAGCCTAGAGGCAGATAAGGCCAACGACACCATCAAACTCTACATCATCCTTCAGAAAACCATCCGAGACTCCTTCAACAACATCACCTCCAAACTCCATGGGAAATTTACAAACAGCATCCAGGGCATGCCGTTTGAGGAGGACAAAGTGGCCCGGGAGGGGTTCTGGGATGACACCACCAAGTCACCAGGGGACATGCTCAAAGAGATCAACTCTATGTTCGTCAGGCATGACCAAAACAGTTTGGGCGCCAATGTGCACATGCTCATGAAAGAAGAAGACAAGAACGCCAAGTCTGCTTCCAAGAAAGAACCCCACCAAGAATGCCGTCACTCTGTGTCTGAGATCCTGATCCAGTTGAAGAACATCAACAACATGAGCAAGCAGCAGGCCTGTAAGATGCGCCTGGCCCTGGAGAACCTCATAGACATGAACAACAAGTTGGATAAGGAGCCCAAGACTGAGGAGGAACAGCCATCTACCAGCCATTTCTCCATCTCGTCCTCTGACAGCTTTGTAGAGGAAGAGGAGATCAGAGTGGAGAAGAAACGCCACCACCACATTGAGAAAACTGTCACAGTACTGGTAGAGAAGCGAATCAAGAGGAGACATACTCCACATCAGACAACGAGGCAAGTACTGAAACCCAGACTTATAGAGACAGCCAACCAGGGGGACATGGAGCGGTATAAGATGGAGattgaggaggaggggaggaagatagAGAAAACGGTGATGGTGGGGGCGACCTACCAGGTGAACGTGGTGTCTCAGAGGACCAACCTGAATCTCCTGAGGCAGGCGGCGATCAGCGGGGAGATCTCCACTGAGCTGTACAGCATGGCCAAGGACCTCATCACCCACATTCTGGCCATGGATGAGATGAGACTAGCCTGCCTGCTCCGCAAGTTCATGGCCTACACATCAGTGCAGCAAGTCAG TTACAATCTGAAAATGCAGTTACTTGCTGCTCGGGAGCTAAAGGATGGGCAGTCGGTAAAAGAAATATACTCCTTCCTGACGAAACTGGATGTGTACCAGAAACGGACGTTACGTCGGTGGAGTGCTAAACAAGCTGCTATTGAACAAAGCCGCAAGACCTGCCTTGCTCGCATGCTATATCTTTTCAGTGAG ATAAGACAAGACTACAACGTGCACCTGCTCACCCCGTTCCCGTGCCCCAGCCACTCCCGTCAACATCTGGCCATCAAGTCCCACAAGCTGACGTGGTCACTGAACCCTGGTTGCCAGCGCCGCCACCTGCCCACTCCAGCCCAGACCCCCCACCTGGTGATGCCCGCCTCAGAGGCTGGACCCCTGAGCGGAGTCAG GGAGCTGTTGAGGGGCCAGCTACCCACACTGTGGCATTGTAATCTGACCATGAACAACATGCAGCTGGCCAGGAAGATGGCCTCTCCCCCCTGcaacctctcctccatccccctgctGATGGAGATGGACGTCAACCATAGCCGAGCCATTGCACTGCGCTCTGCACAGGGCAG GATGAGTGGGGGATAG